One segment of Procambarus clarkii isolate CNS0578487 chromosome 1, FALCON_Pclarkii_2.0, whole genome shotgun sequence DNA contains the following:
- the jing gene encoding LOW QUALITY PROTEIN: zinc finger protein jing (The sequence of the model RefSeq protein was modified relative to this genomic sequence to represent the inferred CDS: deleted 1 base in 1 codon): MFLSSVCGFIVQLSSHKAVHVEGQLEAESFRCLWVGCKVYDKASCSVSWLERHVLTHGGHKPFKCIVEGCGQRFTSQTALGRHVNHHFSTATAAPTPRPPTQPSPSKLIRKNGRKCRYRKKPWSDSRAKAPVPARMFDMFDVGVMECVRWRLMSVTQLQNGGAMQASGQTFTLRPQVLARRTCSKGVTEVLVRWSPPGVIADEWVDMDQLETTRSVPLEQLSPEAKQAVTQLCYPSLARPQKHRRKLPSCPKSLSLDISKAV; encoded by the exons ATGTTCCTCTCCAGTGTGTGTGGGTTTATTGTGCAATTGTCTTCACACAAG GCTGTGCACGTGGAGGGTCAACTGGAGGCCGAGAGCTTCAGGTGCCTGTGGGTGGGGTGTAAGGTGTACGACAAGGCCTCCTGCTCCGTCTCCTGGCTCGAGCGACACGTCCTCACCCACGGTGGTCACAAGCCCTTCAAGTGTATTGTAGAAGGATGTGGCCAACGATTTACGTCGCAG ACGGCACTGGGACGGCACGTGAACCATCACTTCAGCACAGCCACTGCCGCTCCAACTCCTCGCCCGCCCACCCAACCCTCGCCCTCCAAGTTGATACGCAAAAATGGGCGCAAGTGTCGCTACAGA AAAAAACCTTGGTCAG ACTCAAGGGCGAAAGCTCCAGTCC CTGCCCGCATGTTCGACATGTTTGACGTGGGAGTGATGGAATGTGTTCGATGGAGGCTTATGAGCGTTACACAGCTACAAAATGGAGGTGCTATGCAGGCGTCAGGTCAGACTTTTACGCTGAGACCCCAG GTTCTTGCGAGACGGACGTGTTCTAAAGGAGTTACGGAAGTTCTTGTAAGATGGTCTCCACCGGGAGT AATTGCTGATGAATGGGTTGACATGGATCAGCTTGAAACAACACGGAGTGTGCCCCTAGAGCAGCTGTCTCCAGAAGCCAAACAGGCTGTTACTCAGTTATGCTATCCAAGTTTAGCACGGCCTCAAAAACACAGACGCAAACTCCCCTCATGTCCAAAATCTTTATCTTTAGATATATCTAAAGCAGTGTGA